In one window of Mercurialis annua linkage group LG4, ddMerAnnu1.2, whole genome shotgun sequence DNA:
- the LOC126676810 gene encoding uncharacterized protein LOC126676810, translating into MATSSSTTTSTINDDFSVFVLASDLGIDATPFLTEPNQTEIEIDDQDNENWHDCSQYLLPDEDFSDLDLLQFFRLQGSDKSGNRIFLVVGKCFPAQIISGERLKKYIFHKICSELPEGRFCIVYMHSTVQKEDNSPGVTILRWIYEELPADYKDRLQAVYFVHPGLRSRLFFATLGRFFLSGGLYWKIKYVNRLQYLWEDIKKGEIEIPEFVKSHDDILEHRPLTDYGIEPDPFYLNEVPTTAYSLGKYEERWASREYAS; encoded by the exons ATGGCAACTTCATCATCGACAACAActtcaaccataaacgatgatTTTTCAGTGTTTGTGTTGGCATCCGATTTGGGAATCGACGCAACTCCCTTTTTAACCGAACCAAATCAAACAGAAATAGAAATAGACGACCAAGATAATGAAAACTGGCACGATTGCTCTCAGTATCTCTTGCCCGACGAAGATTTCTCTGATCTCGATCTCTTGCAATTCTTTCGCCTCCAGGGCTCCGATAAATCCGGCAACCGTATCTTTCTTGTCGTCGGCAAGTGCTTTCCCG CTCAAATTATCAGTGGGGAGAGACTAAAGAAGTATATATTTCATAAGATATGCAGTGAGTTACCTGAAGGACGATTCTGTATTGTTTACATGCATAGTACTGTGCAAAAGGAGGATAATTCTCCTGGTGTTACTATCTTGAGGTGGATATATGAAGAACTTCCTGCTGACTACAAGGATAGGCTTCAAGCTGTGTACTTTGTTCACCCCGGGCTCCGCTCAAGGCTCTTTTTTGCTACCCTTGGTCGGTTCTTCTTAAGTGGAGG TTTATATTGGAAGATCAAGTATGTAAACCGTCTCCAGTACCTATGGGAGGACATCAAAAAAGGGGAGATTGAGATCCCTGAGTTTGTGAAGAGTCACGATGATATTCTGGAGCACAGACCGCTGACAGATTACGGAATCGAACCGGAccctttttacttaaatgaAGTGCCCACCACAGCTTACTCGCTGGGGAAGTATGAAGAGAGATGGGCGTCAAGAGAATATGCAAGTTAG